One genomic window of candidate division WOR-3 bacterium includes the following:
- a CDS encoding TfoX/Sxy family protein, with protein sequence MKVEFDVAQKQVLDEMLLKLPGARAGKMFGFPGYWTGGKLFACLYGPGVGFKLPPQRAAEILKKPGFVPFTPRGKQMAAWVMLKPGRAADLRRFESLFRESLDYVSGLRPVARKAKPQAKTRTPA encoded by the coding sequence ATGAAAGTCGAGTTCGACGTCGCCCAGAAGCAGGTTCTGGATGAGATGCTGCTCAAACTGCCCGGCGCCCGGGCCGGCAAGATGTTCGGCTTTCCCGGCTACTGGACCGGCGGCAAGCTCTTTGCCTGCCTGTACGGACCGGGTGTAGGCTTCAAACTGCCACCGCAACGGGCGGCAGAGATACTGAAGAAGCCCGGCTTCGTCCCCTTCACGCCGCGTGGCAAGCAGATGGCCGCCTGGGTGATGTTGAAGCCCGGGCGCGCCGCAGACCTGCGCCGGTTCGAATCCCTGTTCCGCGAGTCACTCGACTACGTCTCCGGACTCCGGCCGGTCGCAAGGAAGGCGAAGCCTCAGGCCAAGACGCGTACGCCTGCCTGA